The window TCATCTTCTGCGACATCGCAAGCTCCCCAGCTAGCATCTGAGGAGATTATGAACTCTATATCCTTTGCTGTTTCTCTTAATTTTTCCAGAAGACCTATAGAAAAAGGTTTTATACCTTCAGGGAATTGAAGTAGAACTTTCTTAGCACTTCTTTTACGTATTTCTTCAATTATCTTATCTACTTCAAAATCATAACTCACTGAGCTGCTGCCTCTTTATTTAGAGCTGATATCTCGATTTTAGTTCTAATAGGCAACTTCGATGAGGCTATTTTCAGGGCTTCTTTTGCAGCCTCTAAGTGTTCCTTCTTCACTCTTACATACATCACAAGCTCTCCCAACTTCTCTAGCCTTGCAGCTGTACCTATCGGCTTCCCAAATGATAGTCTCATACCATCTTGCAATCTATCTGCTCCTGCGAAAGCCATCATTTTGTTTTCCCTTATTACATGATGTGGGTATTTAGTTACAACTAAAGCAAAGTTCTGTTCAGAGGCTAATTTCTTTGATAAATACTTTAGTGCAATTACACGTGCAGCCTCTAATGCGTTATGTCTTATCTGCCCTTTCTCAGTAGTTATTAGCCTTAACTCATAATCATAATCTCCATTAATATTTCCCATTACAAACTTTGTGATCTTAGGCATTGGGATACCTGGGATATATTCTCTTCTGGTATAAGCTGGACCTGAAAACTTCCTGTAACATCTTCCTGGTCTTAATGGCATATGTAGATGTATATCACAAAGTTTAAAATCTTAACTACTACTCTTTCCTACCTCTTTTAATGTCTTCTCAATTGCATTAATGTGTTGTAGAATCTCGTCAACGGTATTTCTTAGGGTCAAAACATCCTTAGGATCCTTTATAGGCATTTCAACTTCTACTATTAAACTCTCCTTGTCAGACTGAAGATTTATTTGCATATCTCTGGGTAAATTTACGTTATCCACCTCTAAGCTTTTCATAATAATTCTACTAGCTTCAGTTGAAATCTTAACTGAAATCTTTATTTTCAACTTTTATCAATCCCTCTTTTGAGGAATAAGGCATAAAATATCTACTTGTATACATTATTTCTCCATTCTTTATTATGACTGGTTTGTCTCTCTTAACTTTACCTTGCTGAGAGTAGACAATATACGCAAGTAACGGTGACTTCAAATCAGTACTTATAAGGTAATACTTATTAAAGTCCACTATACTATCAATCCTATATCCTCTTGCCATCTCGTCTCTGAATCTTGTAATTAAGGTCTCACTGTAACTAGGTGTCATAACTACCTGAAAAAGCTCTCCTGCACCTTTCAGATCAAGGAAATACATAGCAGAAAAGGCTAGCTCTAGTGAATCGTAATCCATGTACAAAATCCTGTCCGTAATTAAGTCGTTTCTAGAAAATTTCGGATTTACTTTAATTACACTGCTAGTTATTTTGTAAAGTAATGTGTTTAACTTTGTCTCATTGATTTCCTCTAGTCTCTCGGTTTCACTAATTCCTATCTCCTTTAAGGCTTTTATTGTGCCTTCCCTGTTTCCACTCATTCCTGGTATATAGGGATCAAAGGATATGGTAAGGGAGAAGAATAGAGGCAAGTTTTTATAGTTGGGAATCTTAAGGTTCTTCTCTACTGAAACTCCTAAGTTTTTCATATCTTCGATCACACTTTTCTCCACATTAGTAAGTTCCCGTCTTTCAATTATTAACGACGACACAATACCTATAATCATTGGAAGTAAGTCCTCAGAGGATAAGGGGAATATAGATGAAAAGGATGTACTCCCTAGGAAGTACGTTTTATCTTTAAATTTTATTAATCTGTCTCCGTTTGAGTTTTGTTCTAACTTTACTGGACACTCTGAGCTCAAGGTTAACATGAAACTGGAATCAGTGTATTTTCCTAAGAGAAATGATGCTATTAGAGAATCAATTGTGTAAGACGATTTCATACATAAAGGTTTGGAAGAGGACACTATCTCGCTAACTAGGTTTCTGAGCTCCTCTTTTGAAGGCTCGTTTAAGAAACTTTCCAAACTTCCTTCACCTTCTCTCTTAATTCCGAGAATTTTATATCATTTACAAAAATTAGCCCTAACGAATAAGCTATTAGTTCGAGTATTCTTACAATTAAGACTAGACTAGGTGGGATAATTGCGGTAAGGGCTAATTCTGCAGCTCCTGCTGCAGAGGGAATAGGTACTAATAAGGATACTTGATAAGTAATGTTTATTATTACAGATTTAAGATAAGAATTAGATATAAGGTAAAATGGTAAGGACTGTAATATGTACCCTATGACGGTCAAAGCAGAATAAAGGGATGACATCTTTACGTCTGAAAGTCTGTCTTTTATAAGCCCCTTACTATCTAAATAAGCTCTTTCTAAGGGCTTAATGTACTTAAATGTGAATATTTTTTGCTCTAACTTATTCAACGTTTCGTGGGAGGTTCCATAAACGTAACCAAAGCCTGCTATCCACATTCCTATGTTAAATAAAGCGACGAAAATGAATATAATTAATATGGGAGAAAATCTAAGCCAAAATAATATTAGGAATATAACTGAAACCACTGTAACGTCAAAGAAGGACTCTATTAGTGAGAGCGAGAATGCCTTATCTAAAGTAATCCCCTTTTTCGTGTATAATATAGCTCTAGCTAAATCAGGTCCTGCAGCTCCAGGAATAATGAGGCTTATTCCATTACCGAATAATCTAGCTTTAAGGGAAGTGAGGAAGTTTACATTAGAAATCAGTGAATCTCTATATGCAAATATAAGGCATTGTGTTATATAAGAAAGGAAGAAAAGTCCAACAAAAATAGGATCCATAGACAGAAATACGTTGATCAGATCAATTTTGAATATAAGGGCATACCCAATGATCACTGCAATAGGCAGAACCGCTACTATTACTAATTTTCTTTCCACAACTAGATTATCTATTAGACTTTTTAAAGCATTTTCCACTGGGATAACAAATTACTAGATTTCCATTTCCTTCGTCTCTAACTAGAAATTCATGACTTTCTATGTCTAGTCTATTCAATCCGCATGAAGGTTCTCTCATTCTTCCGTCTAGAAAGTCAAACCTTTCAAATGAACATGTAGGACATTTATCGTTCTTACTCATTTTCACCTTATCTATCCTAAGTTCTCTGGTGTCCAAATAGTACAAAGAGTTTAAATCGGCTTGGTCTCTCAGGTGATTTAACATTAACTGAACCTGAAGTGAAGCAGTTATGGAAATTACAGTATCAAGTGTTCCTATAGTCTCACATGCATTTATTTCATTTTCATGTTCGTCATAGTTCATAAAACATCTTAGACAGGGTCCTTCTTTAGGTACTATCAGCATTACCGAAGAGTACTCTCCCATTACTCCACCGTAAACTAGTGGAGTTCTCAGTTTCACTGCTACATCATTTAGCAAGAATCTGTAGTACAAATTATCCAGCGCATCAAATATATAATCACTGTCTTTTAGTATCTCC is drawn from Sulfolobus acidocaldarius SUSAZ and contains these coding sequences:
- a CDS encoding thiamine biosynthesis protein ThiF encodes the protein MERYARQLLVLGLGVQEKISQLKVAIVGCGALGTTIAELLARLGVGKIRLIDADIVEVTNLHRTHLFEESDIGRPKATVCAEKIRKINSGIKVEVVNDIIDSSNAEEILKDSDYIFDALDNLYYRFLLNDVAVKLRTPLVYGGVMGEYSSVMLIVPKEGPCLRCFMNYDEHENEINACETIGTLDTVISITASLQVQLMLNHLRDQADLNSLYYLDTRELRIDKVKMSKNDKCPTCSFERFDFLDGRMREPSCGLNRLDIESHEFLVRDEGNGNLVICYPSGKCFKKSNR
- a CDS encoding 50S ribosomal protein L16 encodes the protein MPLRPGRCYRKFSGPAYTRREYIPGIPMPKITKFVMGNINGDYDYELRLITTEKGQIRHNALEAARVIALKYLSKKLASEQNFALVVTKYPHHVIRENKMMAFAGADRLQDGMRLSFGKPIGTAARLEKLGELVMYVRVKKEHLEAAKEALKIASSKLPIRTKIEISALNKEAAAQ
- a CDS encoding single-stranded DNA exonuclease, whose translation is MESFLNEPSKEELRNLVSEIVSSSKPLCMKSSYTIDSLIASFLLGKYTDSSFMLTLSSECPVKLEQNSNGDRLIKFKDKTYFLGSTSFSSIFPLSSEDLLPMIIGIVSSLIIERRELTNVEKSVIEDMKNLGVSVEKNLKIPNYKNLPLFFSLTISFDPYIPGMSGNREGTIKALKEIGISETERLEEINETKLNTLLYKITSSVIKVNPKFSRNDLITDRILYMDYDSLELAFSAMYFLDLKGAGELFQVVMTPSYSETLITRFRDEMARGYRIDSIVDFNKYYLISTDLKSPLLAYIVYSQQGKVKRDKPVIIKNGEIMYTSRYFMPYSSKEGLIKVENKDFS